Sequence from the Strix uralensis isolate ZFMK-TIS-50842 chromosome 1, bStrUra1, whole genome shotgun sequence genome:
aggaatactcaaccagagacttgtgttgggaaggacctgatggcacagggctgcggagagcagggggggcAGTGAGCTTCCCAAAGAGGCTGCGGTGACACGCTGGGgtttttcctgctcgccgttggcaggcagtgctgggggctgggtgctgctgcctgccacggggcctgcacaccccgtcccaAAGCAGAGCATTCATCagggtctgtcgggggtgtccgatcccagcttctgcctcccctcctgcttagAAAtccccatgttgtggcccccctGCCCCGAGAGGCCACCGTGCCCAGCACCCAGAACCAGCGACACTGTGGTATCAGCCCTGGGGCGGAGGGCACCGCGAGCGCTGCGGGGCACTGCGTCGcctgctgtgctggtggcagtgagccctcggttctggcagctggcacatgcctcTGGCAGCGATGCATCTGCTCCCCCTTCTCGTCGtgctggccctgcgctggcctgTGCACGgcacctgggacagctgtgggtaagtggccaAGGCTCTGGGAGGAGCTTGGCaccctgatggggttccctggagggtgcccacttgtcccccgtggccacaccatggcttccccagccccacaggggagcctcggctccttgcagcacccgggctgctggcacaactcacCTGCCGGGCTAAAGCAGAACCGGGGGCAGATGCCCACCCGCCCCACGGGgctccctggcctcgctgtccatgcagcgcctcgtggggagggcagacggctgaccttcagccgggacagcagcgagccgtcGAGCAGGACACTGATCAGTTTCTGGTTACAGagggacctgcgggctgcggcccatggctgctcactccggcaTGTCACGCgtggtggggggcacagacgcccagccaggggcctggccctggatcatCAGCATCCAGGATCGCtgggcagcaggcacggggcatgtgtgcggatggtccctcatcagcccacagtgggtcctcacagcagcccactgcttcctcgaggccaggtaaggagggccaggaatggggatatccccccagcactcgcaggtgccccatccgcagcaccacgtgctactcctGTCCCCTTTTCCTTGCGgtacgcccagtgcctgggcactgcagagcccagctgagaggctgcttgggagagggctaggctcctgccacggcttcctacagcctccagctcaacaTGCCTTGAGTccaaggcatgcaggggcagtcgcagcctccatagcgctgctttcctctcccccatgtgaagcagagggcagggaactgctgagctgctgcagcacgtggctccactccctctgagccctctccccatctgcttTCCAGGCCAGATGTGGCATGTGGTGGTCagggccaaccacttgactcagctgggcccggaggcccaagtgcgcaatattaaGCAGCTGCTGGTTCACCCacgctacagcaacatcaccaagaggaacgacattgcgctgctggagttggaccagcctgtgcagcgCGGCTGCTACATACAGCTTGCCTGTGTGCCCAACacctccctgcgagtgtcagagctgcaACCTACTAtgtcagtggctgggggtccacgactgcgagatgtgagttcccaaagagcgctcgtgtcctgagtgcgagcttgGCACACAGGGCAGgtgggctgggcttcctgacagcagcgGTGAGAGCCAGAGCCTGGCTgcggggacgtgtgcccatagagagatgggtCTGGTCCAgagcccaaggccagacagaagggcaatGCCGGTGCAGCGCCTGTCacgatgcaaagccaagccccagggaaggggctcacccagacagggcaggagacctggcaacgagctgcctggcattaattcctttctgtgctcacagctggaggatcaacagatgtcctgcaggaggccaaggtccacctcatcgacctcaacctctgcaacagcagccggtggtatGCAGGGGCCatccacccctacaacctgtgcgctggctatctGCAGGGCAGCATCAACACCTGCCAGGgaggagcctgcgacaaggcagtGCCCagtggcacaggcagccccggcacagccgcccaaacacACCCTGGTGcaggctttgcctggccagtcaCCCTCCCACCACTGGGTCCCCactgctgctggggctcccctccccttccccagctgcaggcccttgcccagggccccacttgccccagaggcccgggactctgcccagaaagcccatccagtgctCCTGGCAGCCtcgaggtccagatcccaatcccaaaacatctctcttgcacacagccagcatcacTGTGCGGAGATGAGCACAAGCCCTacccacaggcttactaccctctccctgacaaggttctgcaggccccagcacctgagcaaGTTGTGACACCCTGATGAAGGCGCTCTCAGTGTTATTTTAAAGTGCTCCTTCAAAACGGCCTTTTCCAGGTTGTTTCCTCAGCCTGCTGTCAGTCTGATGGAAGAAGGCTCGCTCTGTACCCAGCCTGTTCTGGAACAGCTCCCAGACAAGTGCCAGGCCCAAGCAAGAGCCCACAGCCACAGCTCGCCCACTGACCCTCTGCGCCACACATAGGGGCCATGTCCCGGCCCACAAACAGGCCCCCTCCCGCACCCCCACACACTGCATTTCTTACCGAGAAGCTGATGGAAGACCCAAGTAACGGAACTGCCCCGCTGGCACTGGAAACACGCCAGCCCTGCCGGGGTCACGGCAGCCTCGCGCTTTCTGGAGAAGTCAAACGTGCTAAAGGTTCCCATCTTGAGGCTGTGGCTGGAAACAAGACACAAGCACAAGAGCTGAGGTGAACCTCTTCCTGCAGTACCCTGGTAGGTAGCTACTTCCCCACATCACCCCAGAGTCTAGAAAACAGAGGTGGAAAAGGAAATCAACAAAAGAAAATCTCCCAGCTTCTCCAGCTCTGGTACATTTCTGCTCCAGGCAGGGCAAACCTCTCTCTGAACAGCCTGTGTTAAAGCAGCAGCACTCCGCAGGGCTTGCAGGCCTGGGCCTGCGGCTGCAGGGGACACACAAGCTCCAAGCAGCCCCGAACAATCCTGTAGATGAAAAGGAACTGCTCTCCTACAGCAGTAACAAGCACGTGATCATAATGAGCAGTAACAGCCACACCAAGCGAGTGCAGAAGTGCCCAGGGAAAGCCTGAATTACCACGGTGTCTGCCAAACACCCTTGCTGAAATCCACAGGGCAGTCTGGctgcaagaggaggaagatgaagcgATGGCAGCCAGTTCCCACAGCAGGGAAGGGGGGCGAGTAACAGCAGATCTCCTTACCCGACTCGATGGCGTTGCCTGGGCTGTTCGTCCTGAACACAAAGACTTTACTTCGCTCTATATCCATTCGTTTCCCTCCACCAGGACCACCAGATTCCCCCAGGATTGTAAATCGCTCTGTGCCACGTTTTGACATGACTTATGACCTGTTTGACAGATGAACGGATAGTAGAGGCTGCTTTCACTGGAAGAAAAACCACACCCAGTGATTTGAACGCCAAACAGCAGAAACACCTAGAACTACAGCATCTTTAGCAGGACCCGGGGGTAAAGAAGCTAACGGCACCAGAGAAAGCCAGGGAACCGCCGCAGCCAACGCTTATTCCCCAGCTCTCCTGGAGGAGAGGTAAAATGAGGAGCAAAGAACTCTACAGATGTAATGCCAAGATGCAATTCTACAGATGTAATTCCAAGATTAAAAGGACTTCTTGGACAGCTGATTCACGTCATTGCACCTTGGTTTCTCAGGGCAAACAGCATCAGCTAACCTACCCCCCAGGCAGACTGACAAGGGAGAGAGGGGCTTGGGGTAAACAAAAGATGGCAGTCAGGGAATCGTTTCCTCTACACTGTGACACAGGTCCTGCTGCATCACTGTCCCATCTCTCAACTGCTAGAAATCTGGGGAGGCTACAACCTTTCCTGCATATGCAATATGTCCCTACTTTGCAGATATCACATCATCTCTGCGTGTGCAGCCAAATGAAACAGGAGCTaaccaaaagcagagtgaaacaacccagtttaaacatgtttttttttaaagaacttgcTACTCACCTGGATTTGTGAGCAACCAAGTCCAGAGGAAGCCTTTATCTGCCTCGTATGACACTGCAGGGGGACTAGAAGcataaaagagcaacagaaagagAATGTAAATCACTCAAACAACAGCTTCCATTAAGACCAGATCACGATTTCCAAGGTGAAGAACATGCACTTGTCACGAGCACGGCCACACCACCACCCAGTAATTCAGCTCCACCCGGAGAGCCCCCCAGAGCGTAATAAACACCAGCCTGCTGATAGACAACGATCCTGTTGCAAAGCTCTGGCCTTATCATATCCAAGAAACATATTTCCTTCATCACAGAAGAAATACCCTTGTAAAAGAAATCCCTAGAATGAACAATGCCCGTTAGAAGTGTCTGACAGAAACGCCCAGCGTTGTTCCCAGCTCCCCTCACACACCTCTGACACCGTCACCATGTTCCCACAGCAGACCAGCACAGGGTGCTTGTCCTCTTGGCTGCACTCCAGCCTCTGGGTCACCCAGGGGGTGAACGTGGCCCCCTTGAACAAGGCACGAAATATCCCGCAGTGCTCCAGCACACGCTGCTTGTGGAAGGGGCCGCTGGTCCTCCCACTCAGCTCTGGCTTCCTCAAGGGGAATCAGCACTGCAAGGAGAGAGAAACgctgcagaaggcagctgggggcccagagcagctggggcagggagggaggtgatGGGGCACAGACCAGTCTGGAGCCACGCTGCTCCTTCCACCTCGGCATTCTGGTGGTTCTCCCTCaggatcttttttctttccttgatttcCTTTGCCCACAGCAGCTTATGTGGCAGGCTGATGTCGGTCTTTGGCTCTTCAGAGAGGGGTGAAAAAATCATGTGTGGGAAAAATGTGAATCCTCTAATACCCAAAGACAAAACCCTTGCAAAATGTTAGGAGAGTGCATGAGAGAGACACAAACTCCAAGACATCAGAGACTCGATTCTAccacctctgccttccctctgcacctccacccttctgctccctcctccttccccaactCATCACACTCCCAGGCCTGCAGGTTTGCCAGCTGGTGAGCTGGGCTggtctctgcagctgctcagccgATCAACCAAACTATTATTTGCTGCTGGTCTAAAGCTCTGGTTCCACATCTGCTTTCTCTGATACCACTGGGGTTCCAAGAACTCACTACTTTACTTTGCTCCACATCTTTTGGCAGATCCTGGGCAGCCTCCCCACTTCCAAACAACTCACTGCCATTTCCCCCAAAGACATGTCCACTGTGCAAACTTCTACACCGGAAAAGCGCCAACCTCATGCCAAAGCACCTCATCAGCTCTTTACAGGGCAGGTTTTTGGGGCAAACCCGTGGCCCCAACAGCAGCTCCGCTGACCTTCAGCAGCAAACCCCCGCGCGGCGCAGCTCCTCCCACCAGTACCTGGCAGGGGGCAGGGGTGCTGCCGGCACGTCTTCCATCGGCCCCTGCGGGGCTGCCCGCCTGCAGAGCGCAGCTGGAAGGGGACAGCATTCCCGTTTTAGATAGAAAGCAAGAAACAAGACCAAGAGAGCCCGAGGCGGGCGGAGAGCGGCAGCGCGGTCCCGGGCCGGTGCCACCCCCACCTCCCGGAGCCGGCCCCGCCAGGCACGCTGGCGGAACCCAGGCGGCCGagggctcccccccccaccccaaacgCCTCCCACCGCCCGCTCAAGGGGAACCGGGGCTCCCCCGCCCGCGTCTCACCGCCCCGGAcaccgccccgcgccgcgctcgGCAGGGCCGCCGCCATGGTGCGCGCCGCCCTCAGCGGAAGGCCCCCGTTCCCATAGCGACAGGGGCTGCGCCGCGCCGGGCTGCCCTGGAAGGCCCCCGCTGCCATAGCAACGGGGCACACTCGCACAGCGCCTCACTACAAACGTCCCCACATCCCCACGGGGACGGGCTTTTCTCTCGCCCCGAGTTACGCCTCCCCACTTCCGCCCTTGCTCCTCTGTCCCCAGGCACATCCCGCTGGAGGCGGCAGAGTGGCCCTTGCTCCTCTGTCCCCAGGCACATCCCGCTGGAGGCAGGAGAGTGGCTCTTGCTGTCACCCCGGGGCAGCAGCGAGGGGAGGTGAAGCTAAGATGAGGTATGTCTGCATTgtttttcttaacaggacagtaattgtgagtctgttcccagacttaaaaagagcacaggaattCCAAGGAGTTTCATGATGGAGGTGAAAGATCCCAATACAAAGGGTGCAATGCTGACAAAGACTGGAAGGTACGCAATACCAAttattaatgcgtgagtatggaattagttggtctgaccaaaaagtgaaggagagaagccacgcgtcagtgtctgagtggcaatgccaccaagctggccagcatccGTAATTACGGGgcaagaagcactgtcattgtatcttaaccttaaaatctgtgatgatttctaatattaaaagaGGGCAGTCCTGCTGTTCACAGCCCTGAAAGTTGGTTAAGCTTATGGTATGCTAAGAAtccgtatttctgcaaaacatttcagttgtgTTTACAGTGGTGTCATTCtttttgaaagctccttttgcttctggtttATGTTTCTGAGGCTTCTTGCAAAATTTAACAaatagctgttggactgagattccctccCCCTCTGACATTTAATCAAATCCCATGTGTGAAATGGACTCAcgttttcctgttgctgtaaactaagaaaatacTACTGTGTGCTGACAAGAGCGGCTGTTCTAAAATGCACTTGGTAGCACCTCTGTTCTTCtgtcatggatctccttttgcagaagctgtaacatagacCTGTTCCATTTATGAAACCTAATTAGGCAGAGACTGACTTTATCCTGAGCCTGCGATTTACATTTACCCTCCGGCAAAGGaggggtgggattcatctcacctggcttctagctgtcagaaaatgatttctctagtctgagctaatttcttagttgatccaacgaatggaagagttctgcagaaggaaaattgttcccccctcccttttctagTGCTCTGGCTTTAggaaagtagtttaaactaaatgcctatgtttttgaaggctaatgtggagtgagaatgccACCTACGGACTTCATttgataaaatccaaagcttgggaaagttttcctttacccatctttaactttttttctttttccttccccatctcccctccAGGGAAACTTATgccagagaaaagaaggaagagcctccctttttaccagaGGAGctgtcctcatcctcttcctcttccttctcctcctcctcctcctcctcctcagatgatcctcttccagaggagctcttatgtttcatttgtgaagacaTCATGACCGATGCAGTGGCAAttccctgctgtggaaacagttattgtgacGACTGTAAGTGTTACTCCCATGTTTGTTACTTCAAAGCATCACACCTGCTcctctgaaagcagaaagaggagatcataaaattcctttgttaccagctctgtttaatactgAAGTATACCCCGAATAGGAAAGtctcttcttgtagaaaggaaaaaacaaaggcaggaggcttttttccctttttatgcatctagttgaatcctctttccatgcggaaggaGAGTACGAGAGGAGTGTGCAATTgtgcagctgattacagtattagttatcaaatgcatttagtttgtgcacagtcctttctctcatacagaACTATAcagccaacgctggtgacttactgtggtctgcagcaaatggctcgttaggcatttaatccacattcttctccacaggagagttggttaaaaccgtcagaacttgaacctactaatggtttttggagatgtgtcttaCTGAtacttgaacctactaatggtttttggAGACGTGTCTTACTGAtacttgaacctactaatggtttttggAGACGTATCTTATTCATACTTGAACATACTAATGGTTTTTGGAGACATGTCGTATCCTTGAGGttggggacttctcactgtgctggacagCGGACAAAAGACGAGTCAAAACATCAGGACACGGCCTACActacatcttcaaatgttacaatagtgaaatatcaaaactgggcagctatttcctgcatactagaagTTTTTCACACTGCTGAACTTTTATAGCTTCATGCTTTCGATTCAGgaccatattcacccattaaccatctacaggCTTTTACAGCTGATTAGAACCCaaacaatgtccttagtttagctaaaacctgttttgatgtttctgattatacccaggtatcAGAACAGCATTACTGGAATCTGAGGCACACACATGCCCAGCGTGTcttcaggcaggtgtttctcctgaTACTTTAattgccaacaagtgcctacgccaggtaatgcagtgacttttagataaagcgtttgtaagaaaagtctagtcagtcaattagctgaaagggaagaaaatattaatttacgtctccttaaacaaggctaaattGAATAAGGCtcaatttactttgcaaatacattccctgttgttacagaagctgacaactcttgagagacaatctggcaaattcaggtcacgcTTGTGTTTAACAgaattgcctcagtttcaaattcagtgttaacgctggagtgctttacatacagatagtctgagttaccagtcattaacaccagtgtttaatgggatgtgttcatatatcacagaacggtttgggttggaagggaccttaaagcccatccagtcccaccccctgccccgggcagggacaccttccactagtccaggttgcccaaagccctgtccaacctggccttgaacactgccggggagggggcagccacagccgctctgggcaacctgtgccagggcctcaccaccctcacagggaagaatttcttccttagatctaatctgaatatatccgtatgttggtttgTTTTAGGGTtgatagtatatacgggaatacacaagtaattttgctctgtggaggcttttgtcCATAGAGCTacagaaggttcatgttacctctttgtaaatgtttttctgcctctaggctgtgaacaacttcagaagtggaactggttacacacGGAGGGTCTGtaagcagtggcagcagcagcatcagcagcagccaccagcatctccaccagcactcgtggctctgacccctcctgctgcgctggtggctgccatgGAACTTCCTCAGTCTTCTTCCCTGTCAATCCCtggtttgtgggaagagaaggtaggttttctttcaccatatgcagtgattctcgtgttttagtagagcttattttccaactgtttgcactgattcacaagggctcTCAGGTTCCTGGAGTAAGACAGCCAGCATTACCAAGTCTACTGGGCCCCCAAGGACAATCAttacccacaactggtaagtaactgTAAGTTATAAATTcttcttaaaaaattatcttcaggtaaactgaaggggatgttttttctctccccatgccaaaaggtcatccaatgagagctggcaaaattcgctcggcaAGTGGCAGtccagactgggaagtgtaagtatgctacagaaattcaatatattgctgcttgtaacctgttaaacaaggccgtaacacataacggacacaacagctgatttataagggaataagtatgcacagatcgttgtggagaatacatgtggtaattaatttttaaatggcttgatttgaattggccttcacaaaggggatctgtgctctcaggacgattatttaaaataaaagtccaGTACATGATcgaaaagaggactctgaagaatgaagtctttctgaggaaagcataattacatataaaaatgaaacataattaaaggatcaggtggaaaggcaccctcttgattTCTgactgaatagggctgaagaatctgatttcccaatagaaatcagcctccaatattctctttttaacagcttagttaatactgattgagcaaactattggaaaaggcaaggctgttattttactgtttagTCGTCTCAGATatccaagctgctttctctcagttggagagagaggagtctgttttgttttactgcagaGTCAAGTTACTCCTTCCTTTTGGTATTTGTTTGTTGTAGATAGATTGTAAGGGTGcattgtgtgtataaaatcttaaagataagtcaaaacaaaaaacagggtccatcccacagattgtctaagcaaaaaataaaaattcagggccGAGAACGGGCCAAAGGCGTCATcatgaggcaacaacctaggaagTGTGTGCAGAAGGTGttaagtttgagagaagatgacttaatgtctgtgcagtactttgaagatcagaactgtgaagtattaagcgTGTCAAGGTGTGGCAgaggagcgcttggcacgtgtctcttttagcacaggcagcctccagccacagttgccaaactgatTATAAGAAGGGGAGAGTGAGGGATTTGTTGGGGGTgaggatgtggaaggcaagtctgaggaccaagaaatgagcaTAGtctcaaatgaagaaaaagcagagaggagaatgCTTAAgctgagaacaagaagtgctcacCACCatgctcctcctccattcactttcctctttaaaatcagggcagagtgtaacaagcaGTGattggtgttttggggtttctttagaagctcaaatcgagGACGCCCGCACAGGGAACGTACCCAATGGACTCAGGCCCCAGCACTACCAGCGtcaacaccgctctctgtgcctgtgcctgcacctcccttgtatcctccaccaccccctGCACTTCCTCTTCCCTTGGGGCTACCACCACAgccgtttcctcctcagtttccacctgggcagcctccgtctgctgggtgcactctccctcctccaggatatcccccagcccctgcagacacgtcaccagcttgaggaccaacagcagttccaatggctcattcaaatgccatcccaatgacacaagcacctcctttggagaatcgtagaatcactgaggctggaaaaaaacctttaagatcatcaagtccaaccgttacccaacactgccaagtccaccactaaaccatgtctctcaGCGTCACatgtacccgtggatggtgactcaaccacctccttgggcagcctgttccgatgcttgacaaccctttcagtggagagatGTTCCCCAacagctgatctaaacctcccctggcacagcttgaggccattccctcttgtcctgtcacttgttccttggggcaagagactcatcccccctctctgcaccctcctgtcagggagctgtagggggcgatgaggtctcccctcagcctccttttctccgggctaaacccctccagttccctcagctgctcctcacaggacttttctctagacccttcaccaccttcgttgctcttctctggacgcgctccagcccctcagtgtctgtcttgtagtgaggggcccaaaactgaacacggtattcgaggtgtggcctcaccagagccgaggacagggggaccgtcgctcccctggtcctgctgcaatTTCTGACACCagcaggatgctgttggcctccCTTatctagggaggagtttgacagagaacaaccagattaaagaagagtgggggtttgactcagtgaagttgggctgtttttcatgtttgtgtttcgatggcctgtcggagggcagttacactcgagtgcacctgacatcagcaaaactgacagagtgttttctccaactggctttctgggtgcagatggtaagcatgcaaaactaaaacaagacaaaggtcatcctaaaactttccctaagacttgtaggaattccaaactggttttgtttaaatagcatgtccacctttgcatctgcaagcagtatgcattttctcatatgggccatgttttgtttcttggtgtctttgtgtaataaaggtcaagctataattgtaataaaggtcaaacttattttgacagggaaaagaaaaagtccagacttgatgagtttacagatgattcagaAACGGATGAAATCTAGAAAGACTCCAAAGGAGTGCAGGCGttcgttttccaggtaactgctttacatgtctgtaacagaggagcaggctggctagaggaatcgggaggatctgcactgccctcTGCAGGTGGATGGgatgattccaggggttaggagggagaggagttccgtatgtagggtactagctcagctacggcagagattacagttgactgagagttacagtttggcagcagttgctgaggagcaggtgtctctttcactaaagcttctctgcagtgagacccttcacctcctgacagccgtgaggaggccagaacctgaagaggtctagtgcctggattttctgtgtctccctgttctgattgtaaccgttacctcaaagcacttgggaggagatatgggagagaaattgtcttcagctcctcttttgtttatctcctgtgggtacacggggagacgtTAGcctggactgcaaactggtggctttcctaggaatttctgaCGTTGAACAATTTTTCTTAGGAcctaaaagatcagacttgtttgtaaggaaatctgaaatgggtgaaggactttgagaggaggaatgctGCTAATAAACATATGTGGAGTAATGTGgaatggttctttaaaaaataatgaaagaaaaacttgtgaagaaaaa
This genomic interval carries:
- the LOC141948329 gene encoding E3 ubiquitin-protein ligase RBBP6-like isoform X3; protein product: MRETYAREKKEEPPFLPEELSSSSSSSFSSSSSSSSDDPLPEELLCFICEDIMTDAVAIPCCGNSYCDDCIRTALLESEAHTCPACLQAGVSPDTLIANKCLRQAVNNFRSGTGYTRRVCKQWQQQHQQQPPASPPALVALTPPAALVAAMELPQSSSLSIPGLWEEKGSQVPGVRQPALPSLLGPQGQSLPTTGHPMRAGKIRSASGSPDWEVEKKKSRLDEFTDDSETDEI
- the LOC141948329 gene encoding E3 ubiquitin-protein ligase RBBP6-like isoform X2, whose amino-acid sequence is MMEVKDPNTKGAMLTKTGRETYAREKKEEPPFLPEELSSSSSSSFSSSSSSSSDDPLPEELLCFICEDIMTDAVAIPCCGNSYCDDCIRTALLESEAHTCPACLQAGVSPDTLIANKCLRQAVNNFRSGTGYTRRVCKQWQQQHQQQPPASPPALVALTPPAALVAAMELPQSSSLSIPGLWEEKVPGVRQPALPSLLGPQGQSLPTTGHPMRAGKIRSASGSPDWEVEKKKSRLDEFTDDSETDEI
- the LOC141948329 gene encoding E3 ubiquitin-protein ligase RBBP6-like isoform X1 is translated as MMEVKDPNTKGAMLTKTGRETYAREKKEEPPFLPEELSSSSSSSFSSSSSSSSDDPLPEELLCFICEDIMTDAVAIPCCGNSYCDDCIRTALLESEAHTCPACLQAGVSPDTLIANKCLRQAVNNFRSGTGYTRRVCKQWQQQHQQQPPASPPALVALTPPAALVAAMELPQSSSLSIPGLWEEKGSQVPGVRQPALPSLLGPQGQSLPTTGHPMRAGKIRSASGSPDWEVEKKKSRLDEFTDDSETDEI